The Fulvivirga ligni genome window below encodes:
- a CDS encoding pirin family protein, with amino-acid sequence MKSRTVELVVSPSEPHFVGDGFRVHNFIPSGFRLDMQRMNPFIMLDYNSTYHFPPSNKPKGVGVHPHRGFETVTIAYKGKVAHHDSSGGGGVIGEGDIQWMTAARGVLHKEYHEEEWSKKGGDFQMVQLWVNLPQKHKMDAPKYQAIKSESINQYKLENEQGVIEVIAGEYEGVKGVASTFSPIHMFNARLKKGAQGKFHFPASYNTALLVIEGSILVNDTAKAPADHLVLMANDGDSFDIEATEEAIVLVLSGENLNEPIAAHGPFVMNTRAELQEAFNDFNNGKFGLLKD; translated from the coding sequence ATGAAATCAAGAACTGTAGAATTAGTAGTAAGCCCTAGTGAACCTCATTTTGTGGGTGATGGCTTCCGTGTACATAACTTTATTCCAAGTGGTTTCAGGCTAGATATGCAGCGAATGAATCCATTCATAATGTTAGATTATAACTCTACTTATCATTTCCCGCCCAGTAATAAGCCTAAAGGAGTGGGAGTACATCCGCACCGCGGTTTTGAAACTGTAACTATAGCATATAAGGGAAAGGTGGCTCATCATGATAGTAGTGGAGGTGGTGGGGTAATCGGAGAAGGTGATATTCAATGGATGACGGCGGCCCGCGGCGTTTTGCATAAAGAATATCATGAAGAGGAGTGGAGTAAGAAAGGTGGCGATTTTCAAATGGTGCAACTATGGGTAAACCTACCTCAAAAGCATAAAATGGATGCTCCGAAATATCAGGCTATAAAGTCAGAGAGTATTAACCAATATAAGTTGGAAAACGAACAGGGGGTTATAGAAGTAATTGCAGGAGAATATGAGGGTGTCAAAGGGGTGGCGTCTACTTTTAGTCCTATACATATGTTCAACGCCAGATTGAAAAAGGGTGCTCAGGGTAAATTCCATTTTCCAGCTAGCTACAATACTGCCTTGTTGGTGATTGAAGGAAGTATTCTGGTGAATGACACCGCAAAGGCACCCGCAGATCATTTAGTACTTATGGCTAATGACGGCGATTCTTTTGATATAGAGGCTACAGAAGAGGCTATTGTGTTGGTCTTAAGTGGTGAAAATTTAAATGAGCCTATTGCCGCCCACGGACCTTTTGTAATGAACACCAGGGCTGAATTACAAGAAGCATTTAATGACTTTAATAATGGTAAATTCGGATTATTAAAAGATTAA
- a CDS encoding DUF5996 family protein, translating into MNVSDQLPSLDYQGNEQKKMTLHLFLQIIGKIRLKSTPRKNHWWFITQYISTKGITTGPVPYNDGLDSFDITLNVHRHQLEISTSQGEFESFSLIGTSVADFHDQLYNILNKFKISVTILDKPFDLGIQKPFGQIKEYCHYDRNYTRSLWRILLWVADVFQEFSGRFYGKTCPVHLYWHSMDLAVTRFSGNRAPAMPKEARISDKDAYSHECISFGFWAGDENVKEPAFYSYTYPSPDGLNKEPLVPSSAAWVDNNGSPMALLTYDNLLKAEDLRGTLLDFMESAYTAGAKKAQWSISSLEVPQLQQL; encoded by the coding sequence ATGAACGTGTCAGATCAATTGCCTTCCTTAGATTATCAGGGAAACGAACAAAAGAAGATGACCTTACATCTGTTTTTACAGATCATAGGTAAGATCAGATTAAAGTCGACTCCCAGGAAAAATCACTGGTGGTTTATTACGCAATACATTTCCACAAAAGGTATTACTACAGGCCCTGTGCCTTATAATGATGGCTTAGATAGTTTTGATATTACTCTTAATGTGCATCGCCATCAGTTGGAAATAAGTACCAGCCAGGGCGAGTTTGAAAGCTTTTCATTAATTGGTACAAGCGTGGCGGATTTCCATGACCAACTTTATAACATTCTTAATAAGTTCAAGATTTCAGTCACTATTTTAGATAAGCCATTTGATTTGGGTATTCAAAAGCCTTTTGGGCAAATTAAGGAGTATTGCCATTATGATCGTAACTATACAAGAAGTCTTTGGCGAATACTACTTTGGGTCGCTGACGTATTTCAAGAGTTCAGCGGTAGGTTTTACGGTAAAACCTGTCCTGTACACCTTTATTGGCATTCTATGGATTTGGCGGTTACACGCTTCTCGGGTAACAGGGCACCTGCTATGCCCAAAGAAGCTCGTATATCTGATAAAGATGCTTATTCGCACGAATGTATAAGTTTTGGTTTTTGGGCGGGTGATGAAAATGTGAAGGAACCAGCATTTTACTCGTACACCTATCCTTCACCCGATGGATTAAATAAGGAGCCATTAGTACCTTCCTCCGCTGCGTGGGTTGATAATAATGGAAGTCCAATGGCATTGTTGACATATGATAATCTGTTGAAAGCTGAAGATCTGCGCGGCACTTTACTTGATTTCATGGAGTCGGCATATACAGCTGGAGCTAAAAAAGCTCAGTGGAGCATCAGTTCATTGGAAGTACCTCAATTGCAACAACTTTAA
- a CDS encoding (4Fe-4S)-binding protein: protein MESKEYHNGEITIVWKAHKCIHSGVCVKTLPQVYNPEERPWIKPENAASADIIKQVSNCPSGALSIKQDNDQ from the coding sequence ATGGAATCTAAAGAGTATCATAATGGTGAAATAACCATTGTCTGGAAAGCGCATAAATGTATTCATTCAGGCGTGTGTGTAAAAACCCTTCCTCAGGTTTATAATCCGGAAGAAAGACCCTGGATTAAGCCTGAAAATGCAGCTTCTGCCGATATAATTAAGCAAGTGTCGAATTGCCCTTCTGGCGCCTTGAGTATTAAACAAGATAATGACCAATGA
- a CDS encoding GNAT family N-acetyltransferase gives MIKIDREDNGKKGRFVIYENGEFAGEMTYVWAGPIKFIIDHTGVEEKFGGQGLGEKLVMEAVEYARSNDLKIKPLCPFAKKVFDRHSELEDIRF, from the coding sequence ATGATCAAAATAGATAGAGAAGATAATGGAAAAAAAGGGCGCTTTGTCATTTATGAAAACGGTGAATTTGCAGGGGAAATGACCTATGTATGGGCCGGACCAATAAAGTTTATCATTGATCATACAGGCGTAGAAGAGAAATTTGGAGGCCAGGGTTTGGGTGAAAAATTGGTGATGGAAGCTGTGGAATATGCCCGAAGTAATGATTTGAAAATTAAACCACTGTGTCCTTTCGCTAAAAAGGTTTTTGATAGGCATTCAGAACTTGAGGATATCAGGTTCTAA